A genomic window from Bacteroidota bacterium includes:
- a CDS encoding metallophosphatase — protein sequence MQNRRTFIKKIALGSAMAGLGSLSLESFAAVGADKLVILHSNDVHSRVDPFPDNDKKFPGMGGMANKAAIIKKIRAEEDNVLLLDAGDIFQGTPYFNFYHGELEMKLMSEMQYDAGTMGNHDFDAGVDGFEKQLVHANFPILVANYDFTGTVLENKIQQYKVFQKKNIKVGVFGLGIELKGLVPEKLYDKIIYLDPVAKAKEMVSILRDQEKCEYIICLSHLGYQYKDDKISDVMLAQQTEGIDLILGGHTHTFLDAPVIYKNLADKEVLINQVGWAGVWLGRVDIFFEKKRTKKWHSGKPVKVSKKTRG from the coding sequence TGCAGAATAGAAGAACATTCATAAAAAAAATTGCATTAGGCAGTGCTATGGCAGGGCTGGGTTCTTTGAGCCTTGAGTCGTTTGCAGCAGTAGGCGCTGATAAGCTTGTTATTTTACATTCAAACGATGTGCATAGCAGAGTGGATCCTTTTCCTGATAATGATAAAAAATTTCCCGGCATGGGAGGTATGGCAAATAAAGCAGCCATCATAAAAAAAATAAGAGCAGAAGAAGACAATGTATTATTACTCGATGCAGGAGATATATTTCAAGGCACACCATATTTTAATTTTTATCATGGTGAATTGGAAATGAAGTTAATGAGTGAAATGCAATATGATGCCGGCACAATGGGCAACCATGATTTTGATGCAGGTGTTGATGGATTTGAAAAACAATTGGTACATGCTAATTTCCCAATCCTGGTTGCTAATTATGATTTTACCGGCACTGTTTTAGAAAATAAAATTCAACAATACAAAGTTTTTCAGAAAAAAAATATTAAAGTAGGTGTATTTGGTTTGGGTATTGAATTAAAGGGTTTGGTGCCTGAAAAGTTATATGATAAAATAATATATCTTGACCCGGTTGCGAAAGCAAAGGAAATGGTTAGTATATTACGCGATCAGGAAAAATGTGAATATATTATATGTTTATCACATTTAGGTTATCAATATAAGGATGACAAAATTTCAGATGTGATGCTGGCACAGCAAACGGAGGGTATCGATTTGATTTTGGGAGGCCATACCCATACCTTTTTAGACGCCCCTGTAATTTACAAAAATCTTGCCGATAAAGAAGTGTTGATTAATCAGGTAGGATGGGCTGGGGTGTGGCTTGGAAGGGTTGATATTTTTTTTGAGAAAAAAAGAACAAAAAAATGGCATTCTGGTAAACCTGTCAAGGTTTCGAAAAAAACAAGGGGATAA
- the dnaA gene encoding chromosomal replication initiator protein DnaA — protein MSSKDFQTVWANCLKIIKDNVNLQSFKTWFEPIEPVKLEDEVLTIQVPSQFFYEWLEEHYVTLLRKTIKRELGNNARLEYRIVVENSSGNNSPFTIDYPNYNTGNNKNPEVAAPLVMGTSIKNPFVIPGLKKVNIESGLNANYNFDNFIEGDCNRLCRSAGYAVAQKPGGTAFNPLVIYGATGLGKSHLAQSIGNEVKQNFPNKTVLYTNAERFTNQFIESLKNNSVNDFVHFYQLIDVLIIDDIHFFANKAKTQDIFFHIFNHLHQESKQIILTSDRPPRDLEGVEERLLSRFKWGLSADLQAPDFETRVAILEKKMYADGIELPKDVVEFVAYNITNNVRELEGALVSLLAQASLNKKQIDLDLAKKIVKNFVKNMSREVSIDFIQKAVCDYFEVPVDKLKEKTRKRQVVQARQLSMYLSKNFTKHSLKAIGKHFGGRDHSTVIHSCQAIQNLMDTDTKFKESVDDLQKKIQMSIS, from the coding sequence ATGAGTAGCAAAGATTTTCAAACTGTGTGGGCCAATTGTCTTAAGATAATAAAAGACAACGTGAATCTTCAGAGTTTCAAAACCTGGTTTGAGCCGATTGAACCGGTTAAATTGGAGGATGAAGTTTTAACGATTCAGGTACCCAGTCAATTTTTTTATGAATGGTTAGAAGAACATTATGTAACTTTATTAAGAAAAACAATTAAACGTGAATTAGGAAACAACGCCCGGTTAGAGTACAGGATAGTAGTAGAGAATAGCTCTGGTAATAACTCACCTTTCACTATCGATTATCCGAATTACAATACCGGTAACAACAAGAACCCTGAAGTAGCGGCTCCATTAGTTATGGGAACAAGCATCAAAAATCCGTTTGTAATACCCGGTTTGAAAAAAGTAAATATCGAATCAGGGTTGAACGCCAATTACAACTTCGATAATTTTATAGAGGGTGACTGTAATCGTTTATGCAGAAGTGCTGGTTATGCTGTTGCGCAAAAACCGGGAGGCACTGCATTTAATCCTTTAGTAATTTACGGTGCAACCGGGTTAGGAAAAAGCCACCTTGCACAGTCAATTGGTAATGAGGTTAAACAGAACTTTCCAAACAAAACGGTATTATACACGAATGCTGAACGATTTACGAACCAGTTTATCGAATCATTAAAAAATAATTCAGTTAACGATTTTGTTCACTTTTACCAATTAATAGATGTATTAATAATAGATGATATTCACTTTTTTGCCAATAAAGCAAAAACACAGGATATTTTCTTCCATATTTTCAATCATTTACATCAGGAAAGCAAACAAATTATCTTAACCAGCGATCGTCCTCCGCGCGACTTAGAAGGTGTTGAAGAAAGATTGTTGAGTCGTTTTAAATGGGGATTGAGTGCAGATTTACAAGCACCTGATTTTGAAACCCGCGTAGCCATTCTCGAAAAGAAAATGTATGCCGATGGTATCGAGTTACCAAAAGATGTGGTTGAGTTTGTAGCATATAATATTACAAACAACGTTCGCGAACTGGAAGGTGCATTAGTTTCATTGCTGGCTCAAGCTTCATTGAATAAAAAACAAATCGACCTTGACCTCGCTAAAAAAATCGTGAAAAATTTCGTGAAAAATATGTCTCGCGAAGTTTCTATCGACTTCATCCAAAAGGCAGTTTGCGATTATTTTGAAGTTCCGGTTGACAAGCTTAAAGAGAAAACGCGTAAACGCCAGGTTGTTCAGGCGCGTCAGTTGAGCATGTATTTGTCTAAAAACTTTACAAAACATTCACTTAAAGCCATTGGTAAACACTTTGGTGGCCGTGACCACTCTACGGTTATTCATAGCTGTCAGGCCATTCAAAACCTGATGGATACCGATACTAAGTTTAAAGAGAGTGTTGACGACTTACAAAAAAAGATACAAATGAGCATTTCATAA
- a CDS encoding phage holin family protein, with protein sequence METLNKNELRDFTDDIKEYVNVRLQIIRLNVTEKVAFTLSNFISNSILLIAGLFFVLFLSLAGGFALSILLDSYTLGFIAVAGFYLLVLIVVKFIFSKGVKIGLTNLFIKDFTNDDDDDGKGK encoded by the coding sequence GTGGAAACACTCAATAAAAACGAATTACGCGATTTTACTGATGATATAAAAGAATATGTCAATGTGCGATTACAGATAATAAGGCTGAATGTGACCGAAAAGGTTGCATTCACCTTATCCAATTTCATCTCGAATAGTATATTATTAATTGCAGGATTATTTTTTGTATTGTTCTTGAGTTTGGCCGGAGGTTTTGCACTCAGTATTTTGTTAGATAGTTATACGCTTGGATTTATTGCTGTAGCTGGATTTTATCTATTAGTGCTGATCGTGGTCAAATTTATATTTTCGAAAGGTGTTAAAATCGGCTTAACTAATCTCTTTATAAAAGATTTCACAAACGACGACGACGACGATGGAAAAGGCAAATAA
- a CDS encoding YtxH domain-containing protein: MSNKTTMFAVLAGLGAGAALGYWFASEKNDKLRKKIGKALNSVSDDIKEKIINEFDELKSKASEFKGKGISLKDQILQSLGDMKEDGKQKVLDFIDKTQSESNKMHDNGKQAVKQL; this comes from the coding sequence ATGAGTAACAAAACAACAATGTTTGCAGTATTAGCCGGATTAGGTGCCGGAGCTGCCCTGGGATATTGGTTTGCATCTGAAAAAAATGACAAACTTCGAAAAAAAATTGGCAAAGCGCTGAATTCCGTGAGTGATGATATTAAAGAAAAAATCATCAATGAATTTGATGAATTAAAATCAAAAGCAAGCGAATTTAAAGGCAAAGGTATTTCGCTTAAAGATCAAATTTTGCAATCACTGGGTGATATGAAAGAAGATGGCAAACAAAAAGTGCTTGACTTCATCGACAAAACACAAAGTGAGTCGAACAAAATGCACGATAATGGCAAACAAGCTGTAAAACAATTATAA
- a CDS encoding outer membrane beta-barrel protein yields the protein MRKILLLAVIFIVANACVSAQYVTFGRAFSFGHAYITDKNSQQQFLFSLTGGLSITYADNEHYGYAADIVYSTEGGKSKYNIGGADFNSKTKLSYLRLPLKYIIFLGEYGDPIRPKIMFGPSFAFLVLADTDKENTIDNFNRFDMGLHIGFGANKIICDRIWLNTDITYTQGIIDITKNTNLNNEINLNGNIRLNISLLLGTNRK from the coding sequence ATGCGTAAAATTTTATTACTTGCAGTTATTTTTATAGTGGCAAACGCCTGTGTATCAGCACAATATGTTACGTTTGGACGTGCGTTCAGTTTTGGTCACGCATATATAACCGACAAAAATTCACAACAACAGTTTTTATTTAGCCTCACCGGTGGTTTGTCTATAACGTATGCAGATAATGAACATTATGGATATGCTGCAGATATAGTTTATTCTACTGAGGGTGGTAAGTCAAAATATAATATTGGCGGGGCTGATTTTAATTCAAAAACGAAATTATCGTATCTCCGCTTACCATTGAAATACATTATTTTTTTAGGTGAATATGGCGACCCTATTCGACCTAAGATTATGTTCGGTCCATCTTTCGCTTTCCTAGTGCTGGCTGATACGGACAAGGAAAATACGATCGACAATTTTAATCGGTTCGATATGGGTTTGCATATTGGTTTTGGTGCAAATAAAATAATATGCGACCGCATTTGGTTGAATACAGATATTACCTATACACAAGGAATAATTGATATTACAAAAAACACTAATTTGAATAATGAGATTAATTTAAATGGTAATATCAGATTAAATATTAGTTTACTACTTGGTACTAATCGAAAATGA
- a CDS encoding DUF1328 domain-containing protein, whose translation MLRYAVIFFVIALVAAVFGFGGIAAGAVSIARILFFIFIVLFLLSLIGGYTIFRKKS comes from the coding sequence ATGTTACGTTACGCTGTTATATTTTTTGTTATTGCTCTGGTTGCAGCAGTATTTGGTTTTGGGGGAATTGCCGCAGGTGCAGTTTCTATTGCACGTATTTTATTTTTCATATTTATTGTATTATTTCTGTTGAGTTTAATAGGAGGCTATACTATTTTCAGAAAAAAATCCTAA
- a CDS encoding MATE family efflux transporter encodes MSGIRTFFTLLKKALKGENIDATQGKVDTVIFLLAVPMIAEMLMESIFALVDIIFVSRISVEAVAVVGLTESTLTIIYSLGFGLSMGATALVARRVGEKDSVGAAEAGMQAIYLGLGLASIISIIGIFYSTDILELMGASAGMIETGSGYIKWMLCGNFAILLLFLINGIFRGAGDAGIAMRSLMLANAINIILDPLLIFGIGFFPELGVKGAAVSTTIGRSIGVLYQLYYLVNGKSLIVLKGKIWNIKTKIIGQLISLAAGTAGQFIIASASWIFLMRIMSEFGEHVLAGYTTAIRIVVFTILPAWGISNAAATLVGQNLGAKQPDRAEQSVWRTGFFNMLFMGFVMILFFTIPEQLIHLITRDEAVVKEGVLCLRILCLGYIAYGYEMVLANAINGAGDTTTPTIVNFFGFWILQIPLAYFLSTVLDLKSTGVYMAVPISEACMAIAFVIIFKRGKWKTQVV; translated from the coding sequence ATGTCGGGAATACGTACATTTTTTACATTATTAAAAAAAGCCCTGAAAGGGGAAAACATAGATGCCACACAGGGAAAAGTTGATACAGTAATATTTTTGTTGGCAGTTCCTATGATTGCAGAAATGTTAATGGAAAGCATTTTTGCTTTGGTGGATATCATTTTTGTCAGCCGGATTAGTGTTGAAGCAGTTGCAGTGGTTGGATTAACCGAAAGCACATTAACGATTATTTATTCGCTGGGTTTTGGATTGAGCATGGGCGCAACAGCATTAGTTGCCAGACGTGTTGGGGAAAAAGATTCGGTAGGTGCCGCTGAAGCCGGTATGCAGGCGATTTATCTTGGATTAGGATTAGCTTCAATCATTTCAATAATAGGCATTTTTTATTCAACGGATATTCTTGAATTAATGGGTGCCAGCGCGGGAATGATTGAAACAGGTTCAGGATATATTAAATGGATGTTATGCGGAAATTTTGCGATTTTATTGTTGTTTTTAATAAATGGGATATTTCGCGGTGCAGGTGATGCCGGAATTGCCATGCGCAGTTTAATGTTGGCGAATGCTATTAATATTATACTTGATCCATTATTAATTTTCGGTATTGGATTTTTTCCTGAATTAGGGGTTAAGGGTGCAGCTGTTTCAACTACAATTGGTCGTTCTATTGGCGTTTTATATCAATTGTATTATTTGGTAAACGGCAAATCTTTAATTGTATTAAAAGGAAAAATCTGGAATATAAAAACAAAAATTATTGGACAACTAATTTCGCTTGCTGCCGGAACTGCGGGACAATTTATAATTGCATCAGCCAGTTGGATTTTTTTAATGCGTATTATGTCTGAGTTTGGGGAACATGTTTTAGCAGGATATACAACTGCAATCAGAATTGTTGTATTTACCATTTTACCGGCCTGGGGTATTTCGAATGCTGCTGCAACATTGGTTGGACAAAATCTGGGTGCAAAGCAACCGGACCGTGCTGAGCAATCTGTTTGGCGGACAGGTTTTTTTAATATGTTGTTTATGGGTTTTGTGATGATTTTATTTTTTACAATTCCTGAACAGTTGATCCATTTAATTACACGGGATGAAGCTGTTGTTAAAGAAGGCGTTTTATGTTTACGCATATTGTGTTTGGGTTACATTGCATATGGTTATGAAATGGTTTTGGCAAACGCAATAAACGGAGCCGGTGATACAACAACTCCTACGATTGTAAACTTCTTCGGATTTTGGATATTACAAATTCCTTTAGCTTATTTTTTATCCACTGTTTTAGATTTAAAATCAACGGGCGTATATATGGCAGTTCCAATTTCAGAGGCATGTATGGCAATTGCTTTTGTAATAATTTTTAAGCGTGGAAAATGGAAAACTCAGGTAGTTTAA